GAGTGTTTGTGCATACATTTCATTGTTGTAATCCTTGAAATGGAGACGTGTGGAGGATCAGGAGTGGCACACTGACACTTACACAGCAAAGGAAAGGTGATCCCAAAGATGAAGACCAGGACGCCgccacacagagacagcagaaagTAGCTGGTGAGCATGACCCCGACGACAAACAGCGTGGGGTTCTTCTTCTTGAAGCTCTTCACGATGGCCTGGTTCTCTCCTGCCCACACCGAACCCATGAAGACCAGAGCCACCACGGCTCCTCCCAGAAACATGCCGAACGGGTTCAGGAAGCTGAATATGGACACATGacacaatgacattttattattattattattattattattattattattattattatatattttttaaaatagcacaacctgctggtggcaacaacaacatccagaccagatggtgtgtgtgtgtgtgtgtgtgtgtgtgtgtgtgtgtgtgtgtgtgtgtgtgtgtgtgtgtgtgtgtgtgtgaaccaaTAGAGGGCAGATTCCTGCAGTAAGGCCTGTACTCATGATTTCCactacatcatcatcatccccccCTTATTAGAAGAAAAACTAACAAAGCAGATGATATAATGCAAGAATATACCAAGTAGCAGCAGTGGGGtgtgaataaatataataaagcaTCAGTAAATGTCATAAAACACTCAACATTGAACCTTAAAGCGACGTTAATCTGGATGTAAACAGGATGTGTTGATAACAAGAAGCACGCTTTAAGATTATTCTGTGCGTTAGGAATAAACGCGCCTCAGATGTTTGCACAACAGTGTTGTGAAATGTTGCAGAAACAGCCTGCGCAGTCAGGATGGGTGTGGGTCTGAGTAAACAAAGCCTTtgcagcctttaaaaaaaaaaaaaaaaaaaaagcacggaCTCACCCCACGATGAGGAAAACCAGCAGAGCAGCGGCGAAGTAATTGGTCTGGTAGTACATGAGATTACTGATCACTCTGTTGTTCCACTTGGTTAAATCTCCAAACTCCGGTTTGGTGAACCTGTCCGCTCCCGGGAAGAAATCATCCCACGGCCGGAGAGGTGCGAGCTCCATCTTTGctgccatttcttttttatttttttaacgtGGAGTCAAGACAAACATAtcccacgcacacacatatgcacgcTGCGTAATATTTTGAcaggtcagctgatcagctggagggggggggttaagaagcagagggaggaggagggggagtcagatgaggaggaggagaggtcgTGATCTCGCGAGAGTCTCAGAGGGAGGGAGTGTTTTTGGGGAGTTTCAGACCTGCGTTGTTGAATGCGCAGAAGacgagaaacaaacaaacaaacaaacaaacaacaacaacaacaaaagacagtgacagcaatacagacaataaaatgttgattaaattttttttggtggttggttaataataaatctgtaaaGTTATTTATCTGTAAGTGTGATATAAGGAAATATATGATTGTATATTACTATTAGAGAAATTATAGACAGGATTAGatatattaaaacatatattattttattataatgtattattcttcctcctcttattattattaatattatcacAAATTGAactattttattgtattcataTAGCACCAGTGTGCTCATGACAGCactctttaaaatatttattttatttaaaataatattaaaataataacttgTATGAATGtactttataatatataataataataataataataataataataataataaataatggatAAATGGATAATAGATTGTACATTTCATTATATAACacttagaaaaaaataaaaataaaaaataaatataatattaaataaataatataaataattttataaatatattatagcCAAACAAAGTGTAgaatttttgaaaaaaaaaaaaaaaaaaaaaaaaagctgggaCATTTTTACCTCTAGCCATGGTCACATCTGGacgtaaaataaaataataataataataataataaataataataataataataataataataaatactggagctttaaataataatactatattAATAAACaactaatataaatataaaattatacataaaaaatataaaaaaaataataacacctGGTTCTGGAC
The sequence above is drawn from the Larimichthys crocea isolate SSNF chromosome XV, L_crocea_2.0, whole genome shotgun sequence genome and encodes:
- the LOC104932179 gene encoding PRA1 family protein 3 gives rise to the protein MAAKMELAPLRPWDDFFPGADRFTKPEFGDLTKWNNRVISNLMYYQTNYFAAALLVFLIVGFLNPFGMFLGGAVVALVFMGSVWAGENQAIVKSFKKKNPTLFVVGVMLTSYFLLSLCGGVLVFIFGITFPLLLILIHASLRLRNMKNRLENKIEGVGLKKTPMGVIMDLLDQQEERMNKIQDFIESKLKE